The following nucleotide sequence is from bacterium.
TTCCTAGATGACTACGGCATGCGCTGGGAGGACTCATGGGATATAACAACCCAGGTTTTCGCCTACACTAACCACACGCTCTTGTCCGAGGCACTTGAACGCTGGCCCGTTTCGATGTTTGAGACTATCCTCCCGCGCCACCTTCAGATAATTTACGAAATCAACCGCAGATTTATGCGTGACGTCTCCCTTGTCCATCCCGGCGACTACGACTTGCAACGCCGCACCTCGCTCATCGAAGAAGCACCCGAAAAGAAGGTGCGGATGGCGCATTTGGCCATCGTCGGCAGCCATTCCGTCAATGGGGTCTCAAAGCTTCACACCGACCTGCTCACAAACAAGGAGCTTGCCGACTTCAACCTGCTTTTCCCCGGCCGGTTCAACAACAAGACGAACGGCGTCACTCCCCGTCGCTGGCTGCTTGCGGCAAATCCTGAGCTTTCCTCCATAATCTCCCGGCGCATAGGTACGGGGTGGATTAAGAACTTCAACGAGATTGGCAAGCTGGAATCGTTCGCCGACGATTCTGATTTCGCTGCGGAATTCGTGAGCGCCAAACATGTCGCCAAAATGCGCCTAGCCAGCGTCGCGCACGATTTAACCGGCTTTGCAGTTGACCCCGACTCCATCTTTGATGTCCAGGTCAAGCGCATCCACGAGTACAAGCGGCAACTTCTCAATATCCTCCACGTGGTATCACTTTGGCTGAGGATGAAGGACTCGCCGGCCCGCGGCTGGCAGCCACGGACGTTTATCTTCGGCGGAAAGGCAGCGCCCGCCTACATAATGGCCAAGCTCATCATCCGGCTCATCTGCCATGTCGGAGAAATGCTCAACCGCGACCCGGCCACATCCCGGTTCCTCAAGGTCATCTTCCTCCCCAATTACCGAGTCTCGCTGGCCGAAAAGATATTCCCAGCCTCAGACGTCTCGGAGCAGATTTCGACCGCCGGATACGAAGCCAGCGGCACCGGCAACATGAAATTCGCGCTAAACGGGGCCGTTACTCTCGGTACGCTCGACGGGGCCAACATTGAAATCAAGGAAGAAGTCGGCGACGAAAACATTTTCATTTTCGGGATGACCGCCGCGCAGGTGGAAGAGCTTCGCAGCCACTACGATCCCTGGCACACGTATACCGAAAACGAGCTGCTGCGCCGCACGCTGGATCTAATACGTTCCGGCTTCTTCAATCCGGAAGAGCCTGAATTGTTCCATCCGCTCGTGGACTCTCTCCTGACTCAGGATTCGTATTTCGTCCTTGCCGATTTCCAGAGTTACTTGGAGGCACATGAGCAAGTCGAGGCCGCGTACGCCGACCACAAACGCTGGAACAAAATGGCGATACTCAACGTTGCCCGAAGCGGAAAGTTTTCGAGCGACCGGACGATCCTTGAATACAACAGGGATATTTGGAAGGCCGCCCCTTGCGAAATTTGCCGGGAAGACATCGCGTTGGAAGCAGGATGTTGAGACGGCACGGCCATCTTTTTAATAAAATGGCCTCGGTAATGCGGAAACTGGCCATGGTTTGCAGCAAAACCTATTGACTATTGGCCGGCAAAGATATATTATCTCGAGTTTGGTCTCCGTTTGGAGGTTTTCATGCGGTTCGCCTTTTTCCTTCCATATCTCAGAATTGATGACAGCGGCTTTACGCTGGACGAGTTCTTCAGGAACCTGGCCAATGCGGTCAAAATCGCTTCGCCGGATAACTATCCATATCCGCTTTACGCCCATTCCCACGGCGGCCCGGGAGATGGCGCTGGCAACGGCCGCTCCGGGACTCCTTTTAACCGCAGCGACGAATACCATATGCTTTTCGAAAACTACCTCCACAGGTATAAGGTCTTGCCTGAGGAAAGGTACCTTGTGGCTTTGTACAAGCACATTTATGCCGATTTGGATACTGCGTACAATTACCCCAAGACTCTCAAGAACCGGTCATTCAAAGATTACCTGTTTACGTACGGGGAATTCAGCGCGCTAAAGGATTGCCTGGACTTGGTTGCCTGGTATTTCGCGGGGGAAACAACAAACTCATTGGATGCGGCATCGGGGCTGATTTTATTGGATGAGCTGTTCTTCCAAAAGCCCTTGGACAGATTTCCCAAGGATTTGCTGGGAATTTGCGACAAATATCGTTCCTCTATGCTTGCAAGGCCTGTATACAGTTTCGAGATGGAGGTGGAAAACCGGTACCGGCGGGACAGGTTGCATTGCGTTCTGATGGACGAAAACCGGCCGCTTCAATCATCCAATTCATTTTTCGTTCACTTCTCCGCCAAGGATGAAACCTCCGAAATCGCGCATATCGAAACGATTTTATCGGATGAGGAATTGAGACGCTTGGGCCCGGATCCCGAAGACTGGTCGGAAATCGATGCCGCTCTGCGCCGCGATTTCGACAACCGATTCACTTATTCCAGAGTGGAAGTAAGTCTTACCTGATTAATATGCGTCAATTAACAAGTAATGGAGTAGCAACGATTTCAAAGCGATGCAGCTTTGATATGTCTTGCCCGTTCCGCGGAATCCGATTGCTATATAAAATGGAGGGCCTGCCTTGAACGACTTAATCGTTGTAAGCGGCCCCTCCGGAGTGGGCAAAGGAACATTAATAAGCGGCTTGCTAAAGGCGGATCCAACATCAAGGGTTACCGTTTCCGACACTACGCGCCAAATTCGGCAAGGAGAGGAAAACGGAAAGGACTATAATTTCATCACGTCCGAAGAGTTCAAAGCCAGAATTGACGCGGGATACTATGTCGAATGGGAGCACTTTTACGATACCTATTACGGCACTCCCAAAAACCAGATTGAATCGGCAAAACCGGGCGAAAAAGTGCTTCTTGAACTGGATCCGAAGGGAGCACTTTCCATCAAACGTGCGTATCCCGACGCCGCTCTTGTCTTCGTGCTGCCGGCGACGATGGGGCAGCTTGCGGAGCGGCTCCGAGCGAGGGGAACGGAAAACTCCAGGCAGCTTCAGCTCCGCGCTGCGCGGGTTGCCGAAGAAATGGCGCTG
It contains:
- a CDS encoding glycogen/starch/alpha-glucan phosphorylase gives rise to the protein MKNSELFKSWGTFHKGMDASGIEKSFASHLEYSLSKDQYTATVRDLYHALALTCRDRLIERWIRTQQTHYKADVKRIYYLSAEYLIGRLLVNNLINLGMYEETVQAMKELSIDIDRLVEEEPDAGLGNGGLGRLAACFMDSLATLELPAIGYGIRYEFGIFEQFIRGLAQVEAPDSWLKFGNPWEIARPERHYVVRFYGYTKQTVLPDGRLTTEWLDTDDVIGIAYDTPVDGYDNNTVNTLRLWSARASKEFDLQYFQHGDYLKAVEEKNYSENISKVLYPNDNIFEGRELRLKQQYFFTSCSIQDIIRRYLVNHTDFSEFPDKVAIQLNDTHPSLAIPELMRIFLDDYGMRWEDSWDITTQVFAYTNHTLLSEALERWPVSMFETILPRHLQIIYEINRRFMRDVSLVHPGDYDLQRRTSLIEEAPEKKVRMAHLAIVGSHSVNGVSKLHTDLLTNKELADFNLLFPGRFNNKTNGVTPRRWLLAANPELSSIISRRIGTGWIKNFNEIGKLESFADDSDFAAEFVSAKHVAKMRLASVAHDLTGFAVDPDSIFDVQVKRIHEYKRQLLNILHVVSLWLRMKDSPARGWQPRTFIFGGKAAPAYIMAKLIIRLICHVGEMLNRDPATSRFLKVIFLPNYRVSLAEKIFPASDVSEQISTAGYEASGTGNMKFALNGAVTLGTLDGANIEIKEEVGDENIFIFGMTAAQVEELRSHYDPWHTYTENELLRRTLDLIRSGFFNPEEPELFHPLVDSLLTQDSYFVLADFQSYLEAHEQVEAAYADHKRWNKMAILNVARSGKFSSDRTILEYNRDIWKAAPCEICREDIALEAGC
- the gmk gene encoding guanylate kinase — protein: MNDLIVVSGPSGVGKGTLISGLLKADPTSRVTVSDTTRQIRQGEENGKDYNFITSEEFKARIDAGYYVEWEHFYDTYYGTPKNQIESAKPGEKVLLELDPKGALSIKRAYPDAALVFVLPATMGQLAERLRARGTENSRQLQLRAARVAEEMALIDHFDYAVVNDDITKATADFCELVSSLRFRMQSNRNLVAKLLLEAKELSNDLH